The following proteins are encoded in a genomic region of Thermococcus pacificus:
- a CDS encoding 50S ribosomal protein L16 has protein sequence MGLRPAKIDRDVDKPAYTRREYIRGAPGPKITIFDMGNLSAEFEYEVSLHAEQAMQIRQNALEAIRIQVNRYLQKNVGRSNYHFKIRVFPFQVLRENPMATGRKADRYGNGMRRPFGKPIGLAARVKKDQKILTVWVNEAHLKFALGAMHRAKMKLPYSAYYRIYDKEGNDVTTKVLSTMKL, from the coding sequence CGTTGACAAGCCCGCTTACACAAGAAGGGAGTACATACGCGGTGCTCCGGGTCCGAAGATAACGATATTCGACATGGGTAATCTCTCGGCCGAGTTCGAGTATGAGGTCAGCCTTCACGCCGAGCAGGCCATGCAGATAAGGCAGAACGCCCTTGAGGCCATCCGTATACAGGTCAACAGGTACCTCCAGAAGAACGTCGGAAGGAGCAACTACCACTTCAAGATAAGGGTCTTCCCGTTCCAGGTTCTCCGTGAGAACCCGATGGCTACCGGAAGGAAGGCCGACCGTTACGGAAACGGTATGCGCAGGCCCTTCGGAAAGCCGATTGGATTGGCGGCGAGGGTTAAGAAGGACCAGAAGATCCTCACCGTCTGGGTGAACGAGGCCCACCTCAAGTTCGCCCTCGGCGCCATGCACAGGGCCAAGATGAAGCTGCCTTACTCGGCTTACTACAGGATCTACGACAAGGAAGGCAACGACGTCACCACCAAGGTTCTTTCCACGATGAAGCTCTGA
- a CDS encoding RNA ligase: MVSSHFMSLLLKIGVPEDRLLVLEGKGGIVEDEFEGIRYVRFRDSAKGFRRGTVVFENGEAVLGFPHIKRVVQLENGVKRVFKSRPFYVEEKVDGYNVRVVKVEDRVLALTRGGFVCPFTTERIEDFVNFEFFKDYPNLVLAGEMAGPESPYIVEGPPYVKEDIEFFLFDIQEKGTGKSLPVEERYKLAEEYGIPQVERFGLFDRSRLDELYDLIERLGREKREGIVMKSPDMRKIAKYVTPYANINDIKIGSHIFFDLPHGYFMGRIERLAFYLAEKHVKGEEFDEYAKALGKALLRSFVESIHEVANGGEVEETFTVRVKNISTAHRMVTHFERLGVNIHIEDIEDLKNGYWRITFKRVYPDATREIKELWNGLAFVD; this comes from the coding sequence ATGGTAAGCTCTCACTTCATGAGCCTACTCCTTAAGATCGGCGTTCCCGAGGACAGGCTTCTCGTTCTAGAGGGTAAGGGAGGCATCGTTGAGGACGAGTTTGAGGGCATCAGGTACGTCCGCTTCCGCGATTCCGCCAAGGGCTTCCGCAGAGGCACGGTAGTTTTTGAGAACGGCGAGGCAGTCCTCGGCTTTCCCCACATAAAGCGCGTCGTCCAGCTTGAGAACGGGGTAAAGCGGGTCTTCAAAAGCAGGCCGTTCTACGTCGAGGAGAAGGTGGATGGCTATAACGTCCGCGTCGTTAAGGTTGAGGACAGGGTTCTCGCCCTCACCCGCGGCGGCTTCGTCTGCCCCTTCACCACCGAGAGAATAGAGGACTTCGTGAACTTCGAGTTCTTTAAGGACTATCCCAACCTTGTCCTGGCTGGGGAGATGGCCGGGCCCGAGAGCCCTTACATAGTCGAGGGGCCGCCCTACGTGAAGGAGGATATAGAGTTCTTCCTCTTCGACATCCAGGAGAAGGGAACCGGAAAGAGCCTGCCAGTTGAAGAGCGCTATAAACTCGCGGAGGAGTACGGGATTCCACAGGTTGAGCGCTTCGGCCTCTTTGACCGCTCCCGCCTGGATGAGCTCTACGACCTGATAGAGAGGCTCGGTAGGGAGAAGAGGGAAGGCATCGTCATGAAGAGCCCGGACATGAGGAAGATAGCGAAGTACGTGACGCCATACGCCAACATCAACGACATAAAGATAGGCTCGCACATATTCTTCGACCTCCCCCACGGCTACTTCATGGGGAGGATAGAGAGGCTCGCCTTCTACCTCGCCGAGAAGCACGTCAAGGGAGAGGAGTTCGACGAGTATGCCAAAGCCCTCGGAAAGGCCCTGCTGAGGTCCTTCGTCGAGAGCATCCACGAAGTTGCCAACGGCGGAGAGGTCGAGGAGACCTTCACTGTGCGGGTCAAGAACATAAGCACCGCCCACAGAATGGTCACCCACTTCGAGAGGCTGGGCGTGAATATTCACATCGAGGACATCGAGGATTTGAAGAACGGCTACTGGAGGATAACCTTTAAGCGCGTTTACCCAGACGCGACGAGGGAGATAAAAGAGCTGTGGAACGGGCTGGCATTTGTGGACTGA
- a CDS encoding putative RNA uridine N3 methyltransferase → MAWHVFIPDSLLEESDDPKIRTYKVGQITRACAIFGVEHIWIYRAGGRDGRFIKTILEYAETPQYLRKRLFPLMPELKYAGVIPPLRTPHHKLKGKPKVGEIREGFAFRKGRRIYADIGLDDLAMVEGNVEGRATFRIVSVRPLRVIPAKPEEYWGYRVHLTGKSLAKTLKKARLDLVIATSRKGRDIREVKLPPLEGEVGFVFGSPRKGVIELLGEEDYTFDLILNTVPNQRTATVRTEEALLATLAIFNLIRRD, encoded by the coding sequence ATGGCCTGGCACGTCTTCATTCCGGATTCGCTCCTCGAAGAGAGTGACGACCCAAAGATCAGAACCTACAAGGTCGGACAGATAACCAGGGCCTGTGCCATCTTCGGCGTCGAGCACATCTGGATTTACAGGGCCGGCGGTCGGGACGGGAGGTTCATCAAGACCATCCTCGAATACGCGGAAACGCCCCAGTATCTCAGAAAGAGGCTGTTCCCGCTCATGCCAGAGCTCAAGTACGCCGGCGTTATACCGCCGCTCAGAACCCCGCACCACAAGCTCAAGGGAAAACCTAAGGTGGGCGAAATCCGCGAGGGCTTTGCCTTCAGGAAGGGGCGCAGAATCTACGCAGACATCGGCCTCGACGACCTCGCGATGGTCGAAGGGAACGTTGAAGGGCGTGCAACGTTCAGGATCGTCTCGGTAAGGCCTCTCAGGGTGATACCAGCGAAGCCAGAGGAGTACTGGGGGTACAGGGTGCACCTAACTGGGAAGTCATTGGCGAAAACACTTAAAAAGGCCAGGCTGGATTTGGTCATCGCGACCTCGCGTAAGGGTCGCGACATTAGAGAGGTGAAGCTTCCCCCGCTGGAGGGGGAGGTCGGATTCGTCTTTGGCTCACCGAGGAAGGGCGTGATCGAGCTCCTCGGCGAGGAGGATTATACCTTTGATCTAATCCTCAACACGGTTCCAAATCAGCGGACAGCTACCGTCCGCACCGAGGAGGCGCTCCTCGCGACTCTCGCAATATTTAATCTCATAAGGAGGGATTGA
- a CDS encoding 50S ribosomal protein L3, with amino-acid sequence MGKIHRPRRGSLAYSPRKRAKSIVPRIRKWPKDSEVRMLGFAGYKAGMTHVLMIDDRPGLTKGKEIFMPVTIVEVPPLFVYGIRAYRQGYLGLETATEVWFHELNDHVKRRIKTLPKDYNEDAFQAKLGQLEDLVNDGEIVDVRLLVHTQPWLIKLKKKPEVMEYAIGGDDVKAKFAYAKEKIGKEIRASEVLHEGELLDIIAVTKGKGTQGPVKRWGVKIQFHKAQRAGKARHIGNLGPWHPTRVMWTVPQAGQMGFHHRTEFNKRLIAIGENGKLKLDEKNEVDITPKGGFPHYGIIRSDFLMIQGTVPGSFKRIVRVRPAIRAPKKRPPVERPQITYVSRESKQ; translated from the coding sequence ATGGGAAAAATACACAGGCCAAGGAGAGGTTCACTGGCTTACTCCCCGAGAAAGAGGGCTAAGAGCATAGTCCCGAGAATCAGGAAGTGGCCGAAGGACAGCGAGGTCAGGATGCTGGGCTTCGCCGGCTACAAGGCCGGTATGACCCACGTCCTCATGATAGACGACAGACCAGGGCTCACGAAGGGCAAGGAGATCTTCATGCCGGTCACTATCGTGGAGGTCCCGCCGCTCTTCGTCTACGGCATCAGGGCCTACAGGCAGGGCTACCTCGGGCTTGAAACGGCTACCGAGGTCTGGTTCCACGAGCTGAACGACCACGTTAAGAGGCGCATAAAGACCCTGCCGAAGGACTACAACGAGGATGCTTTCCAGGCCAAGCTCGGCCAGCTTGAGGACCTCGTCAACGACGGCGAGATAGTTGATGTCAGGCTTCTCGTCCACACCCAGCCGTGGCTCATCAAGCTCAAGAAGAAGCCCGAGGTCATGGAGTACGCCATCGGTGGCGACGACGTCAAGGCCAAGTTTGCCTACGCCAAGGAGAAGATCGGCAAGGAGATACGGGCAAGCGAGGTTCTCCACGAGGGCGAGCTTCTTGACATCATAGCCGTCACCAAAGGCAAGGGAACCCAGGGCCCGGTCAAGCGCTGGGGCGTCAAGATACAGTTCCACAAGGCCCAGAGGGCTGGCAAGGCCAGGCACATCGGTAACCTCGGTCCGTGGCATCCGACCAGGGTCATGTGGACCGTTCCGCAGGCCGGTCAGATGGGCTTCCACCACAGGACCGAGTTCAACAAGAGGCTCATCGCCATCGGTGAGAACGGCAAGCTCAAGCTCGACGAGAAGAACGAGGTAGACATCACCCCGAAGGGTGGCTTCCCGCACTACGGAATCATAAGGAGCGACTTCCTAATGATCCAGGGAACCGTTCCGGGTTCCTTCAAGAGGATCGTCAGGGTCAGGCCGGCTATAAGGGCACCGAAGAAGAGGCCGCCCGTTGAGAGGCCGCAGATAACCTACGTCAGTAGGGAGTCCAAGCAGTGA
- the rpl4p gene encoding 50S ribosomal protein L4, whose translation MKVKVFNLEGEPVEEIELPKVFSTPYRPDLIRRAVIASWTHRIQPQGRSPYAGKRRVTENIGKGHGMARVERIKTSPRFAAFVPFAVGGRRTHPPKVEKIIWEDINKKERRLAIMSAIAATANYDLVRARGHVVDNVPQVPIVVTDDLEKVFKTAQTREIFKKLGVWDDIERAKKNTKIRAGKGKMRGRRYKKAKGPLVVVAKNEGIVQGARNHPGVDVVTVENLSAELLAPGTHPGRLTIWTKGAIERLREIYG comes from the coding sequence ATGAAGGTTAAGGTTTTCAATCTCGAAGGCGAGCCGGTGGAGGAGATCGAGCTTCCCAAGGTCTTCAGCACTCCTTACAGGCCCGACCTCATCAGGAGGGCCGTCATCGCATCATGGACCCACAGGATACAGCCTCAGGGAAGGAGCCCATACGCCGGTAAGAGGCGCGTCACCGAGAACATCGGAAAGGGCCACGGCATGGCGAGGGTTGAGAGGATAAAGACCTCCCCCAGGTTTGCGGCCTTCGTTCCCTTCGCGGTCGGAGGAAGGAGAACCCACCCGCCGAAGGTCGAGAAGATCATCTGGGAGGACATCAACAAGAAGGAGCGCAGGCTGGCTATAATGAGTGCCATCGCTGCAACGGCCAACTACGACCTCGTCAGGGCTAGGGGCCACGTCGTTGACAACGTCCCGCAGGTTCCGATTGTAGTAACCGACGACCTTGAGAAGGTCTTCAAGACCGCCCAGACCAGGGAGATATTCAAGAAGCTCGGCGTCTGGGACGACATCGAGAGGGCAAAGAAGAACACCAAGATCAGGGCTGGTAAGGGTAAGATGCGTGGAAGGCGCTACAAGAAGGCCAAGGGTCCGCTCGTGGTTGTCGCGAAGAACGAGGGCATAGTCCAGGGTGCGAGGAACCACCCGGGTGTTGACGTCGTCACAGTCGAGAACCTCAGCGCCGAGCTGCTCGCTCCGGGTACCCACCCGGGAAGGCTTACCATCTGGACGAAGGGTGCCATAGAGAGACTTAGGGAGATCTACGGGTGA
- a CDS encoding 50S ribosomal protein L23 yields the protein MDPYKVIVKPVVTEKAVAMIENENKLTFIVDKRATKQDIKRAVEEMFEVKVEKVNTLITMRGEKKAYVKLKPEYSASEVAARIGLF from the coding sequence ATGGACCCCTACAAGGTTATAGTTAAGCCGGTCGTCACGGAGAAGGCCGTGGCGATGATTGAGAACGAGAACAAGCTCACCTTCATAGTGGACAAGAGGGCCACCAAGCAGGACATCAAGAGGGCCGTGGAAGAGATGTTCGAGGTCAAAGTCGAGAAGGTCAACACCCTCATAACCATGAGGGGAGAGAAGAAGGCCTACGTGAAGCTCAAGCCTGAGTACAGCGCAAGTGAGGTTGCTGCCAGGATAGGATTGTTCTGA
- a CDS encoding 50S ribosomal protein L2 — MGKSLIQQRRGKGTTTFRAPSHRYRGAVRYVPLNITKEKTLVGKVVEILHDPGRTAPVARVKFENGMEKLIIAPEGILVGEEIAIGPNAPVKIGNTLPLAMIPEGSYVYDIEGVPGDGGKYVRAGGAYALVVSREKDKVIVQLPSGELKQFKPECRATIGVVAGGGRLEKPIVKAGKAYYIAKARNRFWPKPRGVKMNAVNHPHGGKEHHIGRPSTVSRRAPPGRKVGHIAARRTGRRK, encoded by the coding sequence ATGGGAAAGAGTTTGATTCAGCAGAGGAGAGGTAAGGGAACCACGACCTTTAGGGCGCCGTCCCACAGGTACAGGGGCGCCGTCAGGTACGTTCCGCTCAACATTACCAAAGAGAAGACCCTCGTCGGCAAGGTCGTCGAGATACTCCACGACCCTGGAAGGACCGCGCCGGTTGCTCGCGTCAAGTTCGAGAACGGCATGGAGAAGCTCATCATAGCCCCCGAGGGAATACTCGTGGGTGAGGAGATTGCCATCGGACCGAACGCCCCGGTAAAGATCGGCAACACCCTTCCGCTTGCCATGATCCCGGAGGGAAGCTACGTCTACGATATCGAGGGAGTCCCGGGCGACGGAGGGAAGTACGTTAGGGCCGGCGGTGCCTACGCACTCGTCGTCAGCAGGGAGAAGGACAAGGTCATAGTCCAGCTTCCGAGCGGTGAGCTCAAGCAGTTCAAGCCTGAGTGCAGGGCCACCATTGGTGTGGTTGCAGGCGGCGGTAGGCTGGAGAAGCCGATCGTCAAGGCCGGTAAGGCCTACTACATCGCCAAGGCGAGGAACAGGTTCTGGCCGAAGCCGAGGGGTGTCAAGATGAACGCAGTCAACCACCCGCACGGTGGTAAGGAGCACCACATCGGAAGGCCCTCAACGGTTTCGAGGCGCGCCCCGCCCGGAAGGAAGGTCGGTCACATAGCCGCGAGAAGAACTGGTAGGAGGAAGTGA
- a CDS encoding 30S ribosomal protein S19, which yields MARKKEFRYRGYTFEELLNMSLEDFAKLLPARQRRSLKRGLSPEQKKLLRKIRLAKKGKYNKPIRTHSRDMVVLPEMVGMTIHVHNGKEFVPIEIKEEMIGHYLGEFALTRKIVQHGSPGVGATRSSMFVAVK from the coding sequence ATGGCGAGAAAGAAGGAGTTTAGGTACAGGGGTTACACCTTCGAGGAACTGCTCAACATGTCACTCGAGGACTTCGCCAAGCTCCTCCCGGCCAGGCAGAGGAGGAGCCTTAAGAGGGGCCTTTCCCCGGAGCAGAAGAAGCTCCTCAGGAAGATTCGCCTGGCTAAGAAGGGCAAGTACAACAAGCCGATAAGGACCCACAGCAGGGACATGGTTGTACTTCCTGAGATGGTCGGCATGACCATCCACGTCCACAACGGGAAGGAGTTCGTCCCGATCGAGATCAAGGAGGAGATGATAGGCCACTACCTCGGCGAGTTCGCACTCACGAGGAAGATAGTCCAGCACGGATCACCTGGTGTTGGTGCTACCAGGTCATCGATGTTCGTGGCGGTCAAGTGA
- the rplV gene encoding 50S ribosomal protein L22: MSRGRFSYSFQNFDPERMARASGRDLRISPKHSVELLREIRGMMVNDALRYLDDVIALKRPVPLRKHHDSQGHKPGKGFGPGRYPVKVAKAVKKVLLNARNNAEQKGLDVDRLKIIHAAAHRGPVLRGYIPRAFGRATPFNEQTTHIEIVVEEIRR, encoded by the coding sequence ATGAGCAGGGGCAGGTTTTCCTACTCATTCCAAAATTTTGACCCCGAGAGGATGGCTCGCGCTAGCGGAAGGGACCTCAGAATCTCCCCCAAGCACAGCGTTGAGCTCCTCAGGGAGATAAGGGGCATGATGGTCAACGACGCTCTCCGCTACCTCGACGATGTCATAGCCCTCAAGAGGCCGGTTCCGCTCAGGAAGCACCACGACAGCCAGGGGCACAAGCCGGGCAAGGGCTTCGGTCCGGGAAGGTACCCGGTCAAGGTCGCCAAGGCCGTCAAGAAGGTGCTCCTCAACGCCAGGAACAACGCCGAGCAGAAGGGCCTCGACGTTGACAGGCTCAAGATAATCCACGCGGCAGCTCACAGGGGTCCAGTGCTTCGTGGGTACATCCCGAGGGCCTTCGGAAGGGCCACACCGTTCAACGAGCAGACCACCCACATAGAGATAGTCGTCGAGGAGATTAGGAGGTGA
- a CDS encoding 30S ribosomal protein S3, whose protein sequence is MAIERYFIKEGVKEMLIDEYLEKELRRAGYGGIDIKKTPLGTKVVIFAANPGYVIGRGGRKIRELTRILEREFGLENPQIEVEEIKNPYLNAKVQAVRLAQTLERGVHFRRAAYSAIRAIMGNGARGVEIRLSGKLTGERAKSVRFYQGYLAKVGNPAETLVSKGYAQAKLKLGVIGVKVSIMPPDAKLPDEIEVIEKVQEEVSTNEAE, encoded by the coding sequence TTGGCGATCGAGAGATACTTCATTAAGGAAGGCGTTAAGGAGATGCTCATTGATGAGTACCTTGAGAAGGAGCTTAGGAGAGCTGGTTACGGTGGAATCGACATCAAGAAGACCCCCCTCGGAACCAAGGTCGTCATCTTCGCTGCCAACCCCGGTTACGTTATCGGAAGGGGCGGAAGGAAGATAAGGGAGCTTACCAGGATTCTTGAGAGGGAGTTTGGCCTTGAGAATCCCCAGATAGAGGTCGAGGAGATCAAGAACCCCTACCTCAACGCCAAGGTTCAGGCGGTTCGCCTGGCTCAGACCCTTGAGAGGGGCGTCCACTTTAGGAGGGCTGCCTACTCTGCCATAAGGGCCATCATGGGGAACGGTGCGAGGGGTGTCGAGATAAGGCTCAGCGGAAAGCTTACCGGCGAGAGGGCCAAGAGCGTTCGCTTCTACCAGGGCTACCTCGCCAAGGTTGGAAACCCTGCCGAGACCCTCGTCAGCAAGGGCTACGCCCAGGCCAAGCTCAAGCTCGGTGTCATCGGTGTTAAGGTTTCCATAATGCCGCCCGACGCCAAGCTCCCGGACGAGATCGAGGTCATCGAGAAGGTTCAGGAAGAGGTGAGCACCAATGAAGCCGAGTGA
- the rpmC gene encoding 50S ribosomal protein L29, which translates to MKPSEIREMSLDEIEKKLRELRLELAKERGVLTMGASTENPMVIRNLRRDIARLLTIKKEKLREKR; encoded by the coding sequence ATGAAGCCGAGTGAGATTAGGGAGATGAGCCTTGACGAGATCGAGAAGAAGCTCAGGGAGCTCCGCCTCGAACTCGCCAAGGAGAGGGGTGTGCTCACCATGGGGGCTTCCACCGAGAACCCCATGGTCATCCGCAACCTCAGGCGCGACATCGCGCGCCTGCTTACCATAAAGAAGGAGAAGCTTAGGGAGAAAAGGTGA
- the yciH gene encoding stress response translation initiation inhibitor YciH: MLFKEVLKEQQRIRVYIEKARYGKLKTIIEGIDEKEFDLEDIAKKLKAKLACGGTVKKGRIELQGDHRDRVKKLLADLGFSEDLIEIE; the protein is encoded by the coding sequence ATGCTCTTTAAGGAGGTCCTGAAGGAGCAGCAGAGAATTAGGGTCTACATAGAGAAAGCCAGATACGGAAAGCTTAAAACCATAATAGAGGGCATAGACGAGAAGGAGTTCGACCTTGAAGATATAGCAAAGAAGCTGAAGGCGAAGCTGGCATGCGGCGGAACGGTGAAAAAAGGAAGGATCGAGCTCCAGGGCGACCACAGAGACAGGGTCAAGAAGTTGCTCGCAGACCTTGGATTTTCCGAGGATCTGATAGAGATCGAGTGA
- a CDS encoding ribonuclease P protein component 1: MRRNGEKRKDRAPGRPQRQGQEVARRPWIFRGSDRDRVTAKNIVWHELIGLKAKIIRASHPELVGIEGYVLDETRNTLTIGGERVWVIPKDVAELEFEVGDKRIRINGKELIGRPEMRLKKRWRR, from the coding sequence ATGCGGCGGAACGGTGAAAAAAGGAAGGATCGAGCTCCAGGGCGACCACAGAGACAGGGTCAAGAAGTTGCTCGCAGACCTTGGATTTTCCGAGGATCTGATAGAGATCGAGTGACTGCCAAAAACATCGTCTGGCACGAGCTCATAGGCCTGAAAGCAAAAATTATAAGGGCATCTCATCCAGAGCTGGTTGGCATCGAGGGCTACGTCCTTGACGAGACGAGGAACACCCTCACCATCGGCGGTGAGAGGGTCTGGGTTATCCCGAAGGACGTGGCGGAGCTCGAATTTGAGGTTGGCGATAAAAGGATCCGAATCAACGGAAAAGAGCTGATTGGAAGACCCGAGATGAGACTGAAGAAGAGGTGGAGAAGATGA
- a CDS encoding 30S ribosomal protein S17, which yields MREIGLKVQPPAEKCDDPHCPWHGHLKIHGRYFEGVVVSDKGKKTVVVERQHYHYLKKYERYELRRSKIHAHNPECIDAKVGDRVLIAETRPISKTKSWVVVAVTKRAGER from the coding sequence ATGAGAGAGATCGGATTGAAGGTTCAGCCTCCCGCTGAGAAGTGTGACGATCCGCACTGCCCCTGGCACGGGCACCTCAAGATACACGGCAGATACTTCGAGGGCGTCGTCGTCAGCGACAAAGGTAAGAAGACCGTCGTCGTTGAGAGGCAGCACTACCACTACCTCAAGAAGTACGAGAGGTATGAGCTCAGGAGGAGCAAGATTCACGCCCACAACCCGGAGTGCATCGATGCAAAGGTTGGCGACCGCGTTCTTATAGCGGAGACCAGGCCGATAAGCAAGACCAAGAGCTGGGTTGTCGTGGCAGTCACCAAGAGGGCCGGCGAGAGGTGA
- a CDS encoding 50S ribosomal protein L14 yields MAKKGAGATRGISPVRPTRALPVGAYLNVADNSGAKVIQIIGVVGYKGTRRRLASAGVGDMVIATVKKGRPDIRHQVVRAVVVRQRKEYRRLDGMRVKFEDNAAAIVTPEGVPRGTEIRGAIAREAAERWVRLGSIASIVL; encoded by the coding sequence ATGGCGAAGAAAGGTGCAGGTGCTACGAGAGGAATTAGCCCCGTCAGGCCAACTCGTGCTCTTCCGGTCGGTGCATACCTCAATGTCGCCGACAACAGCGGTGCCAAGGTCATCCAGATCATTGGTGTCGTCGGCTACAAGGGAACGAGGAGGAGGCTCGCCAGCGCGGGTGTCGGCGACATGGTCATAGCCACCGTCAAGAAGGGAAGGCCGGACATAAGGCACCAGGTCGTCAGGGCCGTCGTGGTCAGGCAGAGGAAGGAGTACCGCAGGCTTGACGGTATGCGTGTCAAGTTCGAGGATAACGCGGCGGCGATAGTCACCCCTGAAGGTGTCCCGAGGGGAACTGAGATCAGGGGTGCCATCGCTAGAGAGGCTGCCGAGAGGTGGGTTAGGCTCGGCAGCATAGCGAGCATAGTGTTGTGA
- the rplX gene encoding 50S ribosomal protein L24, with amino-acid sequence MKLDTKQPRKQRKFLHTAPLHLRSKIMAATLSPELRNKYGIRSIPIRVGDKVRVMRGDFKGKEGKVVELDLKRYRIHVEGVTHKKTDGTEVFYPLHPSNVMIIELNLDDEKREKIISRRAG; translated from the coding sequence ATGAAGCTCGATACTAAACAGCCGAGGAAGCAGAGGAAGTTCCTCCACACCGCTCCCCTTCACCTTAGGAGCAAGATAATGGCAGCCACCCTGAGCCCCGAGCTCAGGAACAAGTACGGCATAAGGAGCATCCCGATTAGGGTTGGCGACAAGGTTAGGGTCATGCGCGGCGACTTCAAGGGCAAGGAAGGCAAGGTCGTTGAGCTCGACCTCAAGAGGTACAGGATACACGTCGAGGGCGTCACCCACAAGAAGACCGACGGAACCGAGGTGTTCTACCCGCTCCACCCGTCGAACGTTATGATAATCGAGCTCAACCTCGACGATGAGAAGAGGGAGAAGATAATTAGTAGGAGGGCTGGTTGA
- a CDS encoding 30S ribosomal protein S4e, whose amino-acid sequence MARKGAKRHLKRLAAPTQWYIHRKEYKWAVRPRPGPHSMKTSIPLLYIVRDYLGYARTAREARKILNEGKVLVDGRVRKDYKFPVGIMDVISIPETGEHYRVLPNRIGKLILHPISEKEANIKPLRISNKRMVKGAKVQLNLHDGSNHLVTMDEKDRYMTAYTVLMKVPEREVIEVLPFEVGSYVFVTQGKNVARKGKIVEVRQFPMGWPDVVTIEDENGELFDTLKEYAFVVGKDKPEISLP is encoded by the coding sequence ATGGCGAGAAAAGGAGCTAAGAGGCACCTTAAGAGGCTTGCCGCTCCCACTCAGTGGTACATCCACAGGAAGGAGTACAAGTGGGCGGTCAGGCCGAGGCCGGGCCCGCACAGCATGAAGACCTCCATACCGCTGCTCTACATAGTTAGGGACTACCTCGGCTACGCAAGGACCGCGAGAGAGGCGAGGAAGATCCTCAACGAGGGCAAGGTCCTCGTTGACGGCCGTGTTAGGAAGGACTACAAGTTCCCGGTCGGCATAATGGACGTCATATCCATCCCCGAGACCGGAGAGCACTACAGGGTCCTTCCAAACAGGATAGGAAAGCTCATACTCCACCCGATAAGCGAGAAGGAAGCCAACATAAAGCCGCTCAGGATAAGCAACAAGCGCATGGTCAAGGGCGCGAAGGTTCAGCTCAACCTCCACGACGGAAGCAACCACCTCGTCACCATGGACGAGAAGGACAGGTACATGACCGCTTACACCGTCCTCATGAAGGTCCCCGAGAGGGAGGTCATCGAGGTCCTCCCGTTTGAGGTTGGCTCCTACGTCTTCGTTACCCAAGGTAAGAACGTCGCGAGGAAGGGTAAGATCGTTGAGGTCAGGCAGTTCCCGATGGGATGGCCGGACGTCGTCACCATCGAGGACGAGAATGGTGAGCTCTTCGACACCCTGAAGGAGTACGCCTTCGTCGTTGGTAAGGACAAGCCGGAGATTTCCCTTCCGTGA
- a CDS encoding 50S ribosomal protein L5: MQINREAILADWEAHPMRKPRIAKVTINIGVGESGERLTKAETMLEGLVGQKPIRRRAKQTNRDFGIRRGEPIAVKVTLRGEKAYQMLDRLLEAVDRKLNVSNFDEHGNFCFGIQEHINIPGVEYDPEIGIFGMDVCVTLERPGFRVAKRKRQRKKLPTKHKLAKEEGIVFAIEELKAKVEGL, translated from the coding sequence ATGCAGATCAACAGAGAGGCTATCCTTGCAGACTGGGAAGCTCACCCGATGAGGAAGCCCAGGATTGCCAAGGTCACCATAAACATTGGAGTTGGCGAGAGCGGTGAGCGCTTGACTAAGGCTGAGACGATGCTTGAGGGGCTCGTCGGCCAGAAGCCGATCAGGAGGAGGGCCAAGCAGACCAACAGGGACTTTGGAATCAGGCGCGGAGAGCCGATAGCAGTGAAGGTCACACTCCGCGGCGAGAAGGCCTATCAGATGCTCGACAGGCTCCTGGAAGCCGTTGACAGGAAGCTCAATGTGAGCAACTTCGACGAGCACGGCAACTTCTGCTTTGGAATTCAGGAGCACATCAACATCCCGGGCGTCGAGTACGACCCCGAGATAGGAATCTTCGGTATGGACGTCTGCGTTACCCTCGAGAGACCTGGCTTCAGGGTCGCCAAGAGGAAGAGGCAGAGGAAGAAGCTCCCGACCAAGCACAAGCTGGCCAAAGAAGAAGGTATCGTCTTCGCTATTGAGGAGTTGAAGGCCAAGGTGGAGGGATTGTGA